A stretch of the Elephas maximus indicus isolate mEleMax1 chromosome 3, mEleMax1 primary haplotype, whole genome shotgun sequence genome encodes the following:
- the LOC126070947 gene encoding olfactory receptor 7G2-like produces LSFTDICFSTTTIPKMLVNLQAQNQSITYAGCLTQACFVLVFASLESFLLSVMAYDHYVAICHPLRYTAIINPRLCGLLSLVSLLVSIVDALLHSLMLLQLSFCTDLEIPYFFCEVVQVIRVACSETLINNIILCFTASILGALPFSGIIFSCTQIVSSTLRIPSADGKYKAFSTCGSHLSVVSLFYGTTLGAYMSTTFTHSSRKTAVASMLYTVVTPMMNPFIYSLRNRDMKGAFRSIIRCTPAFQ; encoded by the coding sequence ctctcatttactgacatctgtttcagcaccACCACGATtccaaagatgctggtgaacctcCAAGCACAGAATCAGAGCATCACTTACGCAGGATGCCTCACCCAGGCCTGCTTTGTCCTGGTTTTTGCTAGTTTGGAAAGTTTTCTCCTTTCAGTAATGGCCTATGAccactatgtggccatttgtcacccaCTGAGATACACAGCTATCATAAATCCCCGCCTCTGTGGCCTGCTGAGTCTAGTCTCCTTGCTCGTTAGTATTGTGGATGCCCTGCTCCACAGTCTGATGTTGTTGCAACTGTCCTTCTGCACAGACCTGGAAATTCCTTACTTCTTCTGTGAAGTTGTTCAGGTGATCAGAGTTGCCTGTTCTGAAACCCTCATCAATAACATCATCTTATGTTTTACGGCTAGCATACTGGGTGctcttcctttctctggaatcattttctcttGTACTCAAATTGTCTCTTCCACTTTGAGAATACCTTCAGCAGATGGAAAGTATAAAGCTTTTTCTACCTGTGGTTCTCACCTTTCAGTTGTTTCCTTATTCTATGGGACAACTTTAGGTGCGTATATGAGTACAACATTTACACACTCTTCCAGGAAGACTGCAGTAGCTTCAATGCTGTACACTGTAGTTACTCCCATGATGAATCCCTTtatctacagcctgagaaacagGGACATGAAGGGAGCCTTTAGGAGCATTATCAGATGCACACCTGCTTTTCAGTGA